From the Colletotrichum lupini chromosome 1, complete sequence genome, the window CTTATCTAactatctcttttttattataaaatataattattaaattaatagccttaatctaaagctctataagtttattataaaagtagttagttaattaataatagaggatataggctaatttagtacgctcagAGATCTAGAGGTTAATATCCGGTTTAATAtactcctcgttttttttattattcgcttacttcttaatatcttatattaagtagttatagaaataatattcgagatactcttttataatactcttattatattaatcccGCTTCGTACATATTTCCTTAGTTAGCCTACGGATTTCGgctttattttctttattttatacttagtattaacttcCCCCTAActcctattactattactctagctttataatttccGAATTAAGAAGTAAGTTCTCCTAAACCTCTTTAAggactatatcttttattacttaaggatTGCGCATAAGGctaatatacgtaaatactttatatatttactccttagttttttttttttaaaagttattttagagGTCGAACTAAacgttcttattaaaatatacgcCTTAAAACGTAATAAACTTAGGATCGTAgcgtattatttagttacgtatagtattaaacgTATTCTTTAAAGTTAAAgctttaagtatttaaaatccttataaatactatttaccttaacttattatttactatatttactGCCCCTCTTTAAGTAAACCGTAGCGTCTAGGCCTTTTCGAAACCTATATTAAAGCTCTATCggcctatattattttataatttaaaataacttatagcctcgttaataactaatatactattactaaacttttaaaaaattagaaccttaagtattaactacttctattataaagccgtAAACTAGACTAAACCCCTAACCTCTATTCTTAGTACTtaggttatatttattaggcttattatattaaaagcctagttatagagcgctagagtaataataatactaacggtATAGAAAATGAGCCCTTTTATAGGTATAAAGAAGAAGAtagtcctatttataattaatataaaaagcactaaaagtaattagagCCGC encodes:
- a CDS encoding FluG domain-containing protein, with the translated sequence KFIYYKGANNKLRPTIFFFIPIKGLIFYTVSIIITLALYN